A region of the Brienomyrus brachyistius isolate T26 chromosome 10, BBRACH_0.4, whole genome shotgun sequence genome:
TGTCAGGCAGCATGCTGTCGGTGCTCTGTGCGCTCTGGGTGGCCGGTGCTTTAGGCCAGCGCCTGCGAGAGCAGGACGTCCTCTGCAATGAGCAGGGCTGCTATGTGCTTTACTTTCAGCCCAAGACTTTCTTGGAATCATGGAGGAGCTGCAAGCAGAAGAATGGAAATCTGGCTACGCTGATCCACCCGGAGGAGGCGGCAGAGGTGCGGAAGCTCTTTTCAGGTGTGCAGCCGCGCGAGCGCCATGCCCGCATGCAAGTGTGGATCGGTCTGCAGAGGCAGCCGCGCCAGTGCTCCGTCACCCACCCGCTCCGAGGATTCACTTGGACCACCGGCGACCAGGACACCAAATACACCAACTGGCTGCAGGGGGACACGCCTGAAAAGTGCTCCTCACCACGCTGCGTACACATGAGCTACAGCACTGCCCCTAACGAGAGCTACAGGAACTTCAAATGGGAAGACAGCACATGCTCAGAACCTGTGGATGCATTCCTGTGCCACTATGCCTACAAGGGAATGTGCCCACTCATCCAGGCTGAGGGCGGGGGTCCTGTACGGTACtccaccccctttgaatttctCAGCACCCAGATAACTCACGTGCCTTTAGGCTCTCTGGCCACCATCCCCTGTCCGGGCAGCACTGTGCCAGACCAGACAGCTTTTTGTATCCTGGGGAATTATGAGAAAGTGGTCTGGTCCAAAAACAGCTCTTTTTGTTCCGAGGAACTACCAGACTTATGCCAACCAGATAATGGAGGATGCCAACATACCTGTAAGAATACAGGCACCCACTATTACTGTGAGTGTGACAGTGGCTACATTTTAGAAGATGATGGGCTCACATGCTCTCCAGGTAATGATTGCCAGGACGTGCAGTGTGATTTTAAATGTGTGCCCAGCTCTGAAGGGTACCTATGCACGTGTATGGAGGGATACCTGCTGGCGTCGGACAACCACAGCTGTGTGGATGAAGATGAATGCCTGCAGAGTCCCTGTCCCCAGCTCTGCGTTAACACTCCAGGCTCCTTCCAGTGTCATTGCCTTGAAGGCTATCAGTTCGATGAGAACGGTGATTGTGTAGACGTGGACGAGTGCCTGGATAACCTCTGTGAGTACGCCTGTCAGAATACCGCCGGCTCCTATATCTGCCACTGTGAGCCTGGCTACTCCCCTGTGCCTGAGGATCTCAGCCGCTGCCAGGACACCGACGAATGCCAGTTACCGGGCACCTGCCAGCAGATGTGTATTAATTATGATGGTGGCTTCGAGTGCCATTGTGAGGAAGGGCAAGCTTTGCAACTGGACAACTActcctgtaagcccatctcagagcctgaggagctctccagCACCACGCCCTCTTATCTGCCATGGGACACCAGTCTGTCACAGTTTCCAGACTTCATTTGGCCACAGTGGCCAGAGAAAGACTGGCAGATCGAGCCTCCGGCTTTGGCCTGGTCGACAGATCAACCCAAGCTGCTGGCTCCCAACCTGAAGGAGCTGACTGAGATCCCACAAGATGAAACAACCAGCAGGCCAAATGATGACACCCCAAGCTGGGATGAATCTGATAGTGGAGATCGGACGCCATACCCTCTAACATCTTCTCCAGCTGGCCCATTCTTCCCTTACTGGTTTCAGCCTGAAATCACAGACAACCCTTTGACCTCTGTCTCTGACTTTATAACTTCTGCTAGCTCAGAGGAAAGCGATGTACCACGAGGAACCAAATTACACAGCGGAGACAATGACAGGCCTGAGATAGCAAACTCAGACTGGCAGACAGCTATGCCACCAGCCTCCACTCTTAGTCTTACTTTCCCTACCACACATTCTGAAGAGTTTACAGAAAAGAATAACACACAACATAAAGACAACACCTGGTTGCTTGTGGCATTGCTAGTGCCCCTCCTCATCATTGTGCTGGCATTGGTGGTACTGGGCATTGTGTACGGCACCCGATGCGGCATCAGGCCACGCAATAAAACCACATCTGACTGTTACTATTGGATCAGTGGCTCTGGAGACAAAGTGGACCCTCCTAAGTCCCAGATCTAGGTTGGGGGTCCTGGAAGGAGTCAGTGATAATAGAAGAGTAAAGGCATTTTTAAGGGGGTAAgtatattttcttttaaaaagggCCAGGGGTTCATGTGGAGAGCACAGTACTGCGGCCTCAGGTCCTGCTAGGGAATTCCCCTTGGAGGAAAGGGGGACTTTCTCTCCAAACCAGTGACAATTTACCTTCCTGAAAGGACTTGAGAACATGTTTGTAACGCTCCAGGCCGAATTTCATCGCTATACTTAAATTCTTTAATTCTTACGTGCAAACGGACCTTGCTAAAATTCCAAGGTAAGCCATGGGTTCAAAGAGTAAGAAGAAGATCTGATGGATAGTGTGTGGAAATCTTTGAGGCTGACTTGTGAAATTACAAACCTTAATATAGTCTGTGCTAAGTAAGCCTCCCTTACATGTTCTCTGCTAGCTGTAAAAGGTGTTAATGATTACATATTAGTTACAATGATAATCACAAGTGCATAGGACTTGATGAATCTGGATGAGTTTCTTAGACGTGTATTTTTTGCAGCATGCCTTGTAATGCCTTCATGCAATTGTCTACAATGCTGTGGTTTTACTACTGATTTGTGGATGCTAAGCCTGGTCTTTTAGGAATAGTCATCTCCTTATATgaaacaagaaaataaaaaatagtgGCCCACATTGCTCATCAGACTCTGAGAAGCTACAAGATCCATGCCAACACATCACACCAACCTCATCACTTTTGGTGGATTAGAAGAATTTTCAGCACTTGAATCTGCAGGTCGTCAGGGACTCTGGGAAAACTCTAAAAATTCCCTGCATTCCACCAGTCTCGGAATGATTCCTGAAGGCTCCAGGAGGACACTTCCCCTACATCTGCTGTTGCCATGGCCTGCAGCGCCCCCTGGGGACTTTCAGAGGCGTAGATGTAATCCCAGTTAATTCTTGGTTTGGAAGCGTCTCAGAGGGTTGGAATTGAAATATTCACTAGGACTTAAGTCTGTGTTCTTTTCACTGTGAAATCATGTTAAGTTCCCAACTACTGTCTACCCAGGCAAATGGATATAAATAATGTGTTACATATTTGAGACAAATAACATGTTTCTATTCACCTTAAAGTCAGCACAGTCTTAAGcgataaatatttttaaaacttaTGATCAGTTCGTCTAGAAATCGTAAGACTACAAAGAACTAGACAGAGAAGCAAAATGCAATATGATAGAAATGCAAAATATCGTACAGTGGATTTTTAGTGTATTTAtgctattttttttctcccattcAATCTCAGAAGGAGGCATCtggataaaaatgaaataaaacaacaATTTTTCTATTAGACATGAGGACATGAGAGTCAACTATAGGAGCACCGTCACAAAACAAAGCTTATTTTATCTTGTAATTTGTTTCCACAACCAACAATAAATGGCAGTAAACCTTCTGAAAAGtatgcatgtatatattacagagAATTAATGGGAGATTTGCTTGTTTTTAGAATTTAATACATGATGCAGTATCATCCTATGTAGGAGGGTGGCATTCTGGCTCAATGATCGTCTCTGATGCCTCACGCctacagggctgagggacacgaTGGAGTTTTCCAGGTTGTGGGTACTGTGGGATCATCTCACAATCCAGAGACATGAAGACGAATTAGTTGGCATCATTgtattgcccatagtgtgtgtgtgtgtgtgtgtgtgtataaatgccCTGTGATGTATCCCactcagggtgtaccccagccttgtgccctatggtgCCTTTCACAAGGACCCTATCCTCATAAGGCTGATCCATAAAAAGAGATCTATTTTAGCTTTGATATAGCCTCAGTGAATATTCCACTAAATTTCACACTACATAAAAGCATGTACTTAAAATGCCAATGGCAATTTGGTAGGCTTGATGTTTTGTTAATGATAAATCTGTTTCATAAATCATAAATAAGCACAAAGCTCACTGTTAATGCAAAATGGATGAAGGGAAGATATATAAAAATAGCACTAATTCTCACTTGCAGATGCAAGTATTTTAATGTTAGAGGATGGATGTCAATGTgttcttattttaaaaataacacttcacaacagcaacaacaacaacaacaaaaataataatcaaataaaaaaataaaaataaaaaaataatccatccatccattttccaaaccacttatcctactgggtcgcggggggtccggagcctatcccggaagcaatgggcatgaggcgaggtagatcctgtttaactaatttatTTGAGTTCTTTGGGGAAGCTAcaaaagaaattgatcacaaaaagaccTACattgtgatctacttagatttccagaaggcctttgatgttgtcccccacaaacggctcttgcttaagctcaaagctgcagggattttaggaactgtagcagcttggatcgaaaactgcttaacagacaggaagcagcgagtagttattagaggcacaatgtcacagtgagcctgcgttcatagtggggtaccgcagggttcaattttaggaccactattgttcctaatttatatAAATGATGCTGACACCAATACACACATTAAAC
Encoded here:
- the cd248a gene encoding CD248 molecule, endosialin a yields the protein MRCDTLSGSMLSVLCALWVAGALGQRLREQDVLCNEQGCYVLYFQPKTFLESWRSCKQKNGNLATLIHPEEAAEVRKLFSGVQPRERHARMQVWIGLQRQPRQCSVTHPLRGFTWTTGDQDTKYTNWLQGDTPEKCSSPRCVHMSYSTAPNESYRNFKWEDSTCSEPVDAFLCHYAYKGMCPLIQAEGGGPVRYSTPFEFLSTQITHVPLGSLATIPCPGSTVPDQTAFCILGNYEKVVWSKNSSFCSEELPDLCQPDNGGCQHTCKNTGTHYYCECDSGYILEDDGLTCSPGNDCQDVQCDFKCVPSSEGYLCTCMEGYLLASDNHSCVDEDECLQSPCPQLCVNTPGSFQCHCLEGYQFDENGDCVDVDECLDNLCEYACQNTAGSYICHCEPGYSPVPEDLSRCQDTDECQLPGTCQQMCINYDGGFECHCEEGQALQLDNYSCKPISEPEELSSTTPSYLPWDTSLSQFPDFIWPQWPEKDWQIEPPALAWSTDQPKLLAPNLKELTEIPQDETTSRPNDDTPSWDESDSGDRTPYPLTSSPAGPFFPYWFQPEITDNPLTSVSDFITSASSEESDVPRGTKLHSGDNDRPEIANSDWQTAMPPASTLSLTFPTTHSEEFTEKNNTQHKDNTWLLVALLVPLLIIVLALVVLGIVYGTRCGIRPRNKTTSDCYYWISGSGDKVDPPKSQI